ataaccgagcaatgaaggagaatgggttcgataccgggttgacgtcacaaattaattttcattgagatagttctttgaaaacagcgatgcaaatcaatttgtgacgtcaacccggtatagaacccattccccttcattgctcggttatcaATCACGGTATGATcacttttcccgtttttcaaagccaatgaaagagtgaaatttcaatctaaatgttctaaaaacaacacgatgtatttgggatgatttcggagaataaatatattgaaaaagTGTGTtaaggtgataggcactttaagattcaagtctacaaagtattgATCTTCTCGCCTGTGTTTTCAAGTACATTTggtcatccggagaaatccttgactattgctacgtcgtagcctcgtttgcatacacaaaaacaaagatggcggatttcaatttttGAAGGTCAACGCTAATTTCCAtgcctcaaactgacattggacatttcgtaacaattacacgacgcaatattccatgttaatattgacaagcttaccgctctaaaaagaatgaaaacaggcagaattacagctttagttcaacaagaaatagcgtttctaagctatgccgcgctgatctacagtatttaggtctaaaaaccccgttgaagacggttaactttcaattgttttgcggggtactactatgtcaatactctaaaaaattcgattttcggggaggttgtctcgttagtctagtggatatcggaaactgcaaggtgaagtcATCGATCTAGGTTCgtctctttgcctcgcctattctcggttttcacatgacgtcacgaccgccatgttggtgcccctaaacaaagaaaagacggccatgttggtgccccgaccaaatggtccgggaatttaactctattatgcaaacacttccttttgttttcgttgaaaaacatggctgttgatcacgtgagtgaaaaccaacaattgtgCAGCTGCTCAGCTTCTTTAatatctttgtttcgttgaagtagatttgaagtctaaagtagactgtacgtcgtataagttaaataaaaagggaaatgtcagtgtgatggatggaaagaagtgattatttttgaagcgttattgttggctatttaagcacatttagtccaaatgagtggtcaagtatgacaatacaggtaaagaactttcgattcagagaaactttttctagacggtactttccctttaagatGTGTCGGTCCAATTTCTGGATATCTGGGTAAATGATGATAcgtattttcagtttttcaatGTACGCATAAGGTTTGGATTGCTTCATTtattgtacccttcaccccctaccccctAGCCCTCACCCACTacccccggaatagtcatgcctAGTTGTGTCGGGGAATAGGGCTGTCTCGGGTAACCGAGTCCAGCGGTTATAGTCTTAATTGCCAAAGCAATTTTTTGGCGCCTGAAATTAGCCAAAGTCAAGAGTGTGAGAATCAAAGGAATTAATTTTCATAAGTTTAACGCAAATCCTAGTTTCCACCAAATTCGAATAAGGTAACGGTAATAAACGTGGGTACAACTTGACtctatttatttaaaacaacgtTGTCAGAGATGGTTTTCAAACGTGATGACACGGCCATGTTgttgcacaaaacaatagcaaattatcaACTTCGTTctcagggtcttctcggctttcaacatggcggcgtgTCGGGAGAACACCCTGGGCCAGGCACAACCCTCGCACACAAAACTCTGATGCCGACTCTGATTAGTTTAATGtcgaaaaaaaaatactctgttttgattggcttttcaATCTCACtctgtaaatagttcaccctgaagccAAAATAGatacgaaacaaaaatgtagtttacggAATGGGGCAAATATAAAAACAAAGTGtgtcactgcctccaaaacagcaCCTGGGATTCACCAGATTAAAAGCCATTTTCATATAACAACAAAGATCCACCCCTTACCTTGGGCTCATTCTACAAGAACTGCTAAAATGATGAGATGCTcatgtttaggacttgcacaacTTGCGCCCTTTTCGAATTATGCCCAACAGATTTCACGAGCAGCATTCCaaagacatcacattgtctcCACTGGTAAattcttttcatagcttgaacAGCACAAGAAGCAGATTATTGCCATGAAATAGCATGCTCAGCAACGTACTTTGGCTTGATTACGTGAacttaccacaaaatatatttacaatgactAATTCTAAGAATGTGGGCACCGTGATTGaaaacatgctgtggttccctgttAGCAATCAGAAAAGAATTCTaatactgattttacactgaTATGATAATACGTGCAGTCAATCTATGAGACGAGAGATAAAACGACAAGAGAGCATTCAAATActagtttcactgtgaaaatgaagtacaGCAGAttctcaaaacaaaatatgttgtAAAATACTTGCTTTCaggaaaatagctttgggtcaataTAAAGTGGGGAAAGTCGCTGTCAGAAGGTtcatatacaccgataagaaatcagataatcatCCAAGTgtatgaaaataattttactgTCAGTTGAATCAGGTTgaattgattaaaaaaactgaaatacaatgTAAACTATATATTTACAGAAGACAGTGAACATAGCcccgtgactaaatagctagaaccagggctttcattaaaccttagctcactggattttacggGAATCAAATGTTtgtgatgttacgggtgaaactgtgtgcGATGGCTGTTTCCAAGCTGTTTAAAAACCACAGCCCCAAGAAATAATAGCCGCATATAAACTTGCATTGCTTTAAAACAACTTaaaatgaaaagcaaaacaagatTTTTCTGTCATCTACTGCATTTccgttgctcgtgcattcatccatccgtattttcGGTTTCTTACAACAAATTTTCCCCAGCAGCGGCTAAATACAGGAATGGCTCCGACCTTGTCCCATTCATTTACTTGTATACATATTACAAATTTGCGCAGGCCAGAATGAGAGCCCCAACACCAAACCAATGTTTTCAGCCAGACCGCTGGTCGAAGCAGTTCCTGTATTTAGCCGCAAGTGGTTTTCCCCGTGTACGTCATTTTGTTTGTATTATCTTGAtggcagttgtcgtacccagatttctctcaccttattccttgccgccattttgtaaaattttcatATTTGTCCAAACTCGATGGCCAATTTGATCACatgatctgctgtgtgccagggtcttctcccgaCCCGCCACCATGCTGAAACCAgaggagaccctgggaacgaggttggcaaaTTATGgttcatgttttgcattataataccGTCAAATTCCCGAAAGAcgtttttctctattgttctgtgcaccaacatggctgctgtgacgtcaagtgaaaaccaTCTTTTGTTTATGTTAGCGTATTTTTTTCTCCAGGTGATGAGCCGAAAAGACGGCAGTAATTCGGTTAGTTTACTGTATACTCAAAGAGCGCTCAGAGCCGATAAAAGGGATTAAGTCATTCAGCGTTAAATATAAAATGTGCGAACGccgacgtatttccggcggtcgtctAGTAGAATTTTATTCCAAGGGGCTTGCACGGGAATCCGTTTCCTTGTACTACAGCGGATGATTTCCTTTACCGCTCAATATATAATCAAGGTAAAGAAAATAGaaggatatttaacaattagacccgtggctcttgagggcgaagggtctaattgttttagtatcacccaactagtcggacagaaaaggcaataatgaaGTTAGCAAATACGAGTTAAaggaatatttatttgggaataaaacgaaagaaagcgtcacgcacgcttttcgctactcgaggactgtTACTAACAGTCCTCTAGtagcttagccaatcaaaatgcaggatttgcattagtccactagttgggtgatactaaaaccgAATAGTTAGCTTCCAGTTCAGCTGAATTCGATTTCAAAATCATTAAAATAGGATTCTGCGGACACAGTGGCTATCCCCGAGCTTTTGCAGCTTTTTATTCGATCCTTCCCTAGTCGCGTCTTCAACTCGAAAACCTCATTGTAGTCATAATTAAAGTCTTTTATGCAAACGAATGATGGTGTCACAGTGGGAAAATTCATACACGTGGCTATGATATCTTACTAGCGATTTTTCTTTTCAGGTATCGATGGCTGCTGAATTGGGTAATTCGACATTCTTTGGTGAGCAAAACGTCACGTTATTTGAGCCGAGTATATCTCGATCAGAGTGCATCACCTGGCAGCTGGTACTATACACAGTGTCGGCTACTGTAGTGATATTGAATGGCCTTTCAATCATTGTTTTCTTAAGAGACCGCAGTCTTCGCAAGCGTCACATGTACCTGGTAATCAACTTGACAGTTGCTGATCTCTTTGCTGGATTATTCTCTCCATCCATGCTGGTCTATAATCTGGGTTTTCTTTGTCCGAAGGGGGACATCTTCTTATGGCAGTTTTGGTTTGCCGTCGGGAACTTGACCACTGGTATTTTTCGTCATTTGGCACCGTTTTTTTTGCATTCCTCCTTCGTAAGCCTTGTTGTTATTTCGTTGGAGCGTTTACACGCAACGTTTCGTCCATTTAAGCATCGCCTCATGAAAAAGAGGACCATTGGAACGGCTGTTTTCGCCGTTTGGTTTACAGCGGGGATATGGGTGGCTGCGGATATCCTCTTATTCTGGTACGGTGGCTACTTGCCTTTCTTCATTctcataaattcagttttatcTTGCTGTCTTCTCATTATCCTTGTTTCCTACGCGTCCATCGTTGCTAAAATTAACTGGGGAACACATCCTCGGCGCCATGGTGGAGTcagtaaagaaagaaaactgacaaagacattgttcattgtgACGAGTGTGTCTTTGATGCTGTCCTTACCACATATCGTTTTGTGGTCTGTTGCCGGCAATGTGGAGTCGGTTTTCTACGACAAAGTTCCCCATGGAACAATTATTCGTTCACCTTTGGTTGCTCTCTGTTTACTTTTCGCAAACTCACTCGTCAATCCCATTTTTTATGCCTTTAGAATaccagagttcaaaagagctctgttttcaGTTTTGATGTGTAGACCATTGTCCGCCCGCCATGTTCAGGAATTTCCTCTTAATGGCATGTAGTCTTACTCCGGCTTCAAACTACATCTCTTGTCCATCGAGAGGTCAGCTGCTTGTGCAACGATTAAATTCACGTAAGATGGCGGTGCGGGGCTTGGGGGTTATCTCATACTCTTGGCCTCCTTAGGCCagtttcaaatttcgcgctacTGATTCTTCTGCGCATGCTGTAGCTGACCGTTGGATGGAAGGTGTGTTTtgtcgttttatttattttgaattggCGCGACTGAATTTAATTCGATGTCTGAAACCACTCCCATGTTATTGTCGTACCACTCGCAGGTCAAATTCAtttaacaaaattttagtttctaaagaaactgtggtactgcgtcggtgggagattgaaacagaagttgattttatcaaatgagttgataaaggtcgaataaccaccgtgaaatatttggaaagctgacgttgtgagcgttagcccttcgtcggagcgaaaggtcagctttccaaatctatcacggtggttattcgacctttatgaactcgtttgataaaatcaatttcaaaTTCATTTAAGTTTGACACGGTAGAAGCTGGCGTTTGAAGCAGGGCTCATTTACCTATTAAATTATACTAACTTTAAATAgtgctaaaaccaaaattatacCAATTGGCTGCAGGAAAAGTTGAGTACCTTATTAAACCCACTTGCGCGTTGCTATTGAGGAACTCTCTTCAGCATGTCAAATCGCTTGAGATAGTCATTGATGCCACCTTAGATTTTCCGAAAGAAATATCTAAAAGGTCGCTCTGGGATGGGCGAAATAAAAAGAATGGGACCGTTAGTCATATACATTACCTAAATTTAAcctcactttgattattgtaatcTTGTCTGGGGTAATTGGGGTGAAACGTTATTTGATAAATTACCGAAGCTTTAGAATCGTGCCGCTCGGGTCTTAACTCTTACTAGCTGTAATGCTGAAGCCAACTGTTTAATACTGAGTCAAATAATTTATCTATGAAACACTTATTCCATCGTATATCACTCCTTTCACGGGAAGACGTAAAggcaacaaattgacctgctcctaaCTGGGTGGCCAGTTGGTATGGTATTGCACCGGCATctcagaggtcatgggttcgaatcccgttggaacCACATGAAATTTTGAGGTGTTTGTAAGAGAATTTTGCTCAAATTGTCGAGATAAGTGCGGGGATCACTTCTACCTTTCGTTAGTTTTTGATTTTGATATTTATCCTCTAAATTTGTTTAACGTAATGTAACACACTACGCCCGAAGAGACTGCGAACAAACTGGTTTTTCCGTCCCCACGAACTAACTATACGAAAAATAGCTTGATTTagcattataaaataattaggatagtaagCGCACTcccattggtcaatagctgtgctTAGATGAGAGCATGTAagcacggctgtgacatcacacgaattttgattggttatttgccgtgtatcaagaaaatctgtttcaatcaagacggagaaaaacaacattttggttcatttgtcgaattatttttgagagatagtttataaaagcaatacaggacttttttccgtgtttacatagcctcattaCTCGGGGAGtagggagaattctcgacagttatgcaaactttcgactgcgtctcgggtttgca
This portion of the Montipora foliosa isolate CH-2021 unplaced genomic scaffold, ASM3666993v2 scaffold_414, whole genome shotgun sequence genome encodes:
- the LOC137988348 gene encoding adrenocorticotropic hormone receptor-like, coding for MAAELGNSTFFGEQNVTLFEPSISRSECITWQLVLYTVSATVVILNGLSIIVFLRDRSLRKRHMYLVINLTVADLFAGLFSPSMLVYNLGFLCPKGDIFLWQFWFAVGNLTTGIFRHLAPFFLHSSFVSLVVISLERLHATFRPFKHRLMKKRTIGTAVFAVWFTAGIWVAADILLFWYGGYLPFFILINSVLSCCLLIILVSYASIVAKINWGTHPRRHGGVSKERKLTKTLFIVTSVSLMLSLPHIVLWSVAGNVESVFYDKVPHGTIIRSPLVALCLLFANSLVNPIFYAFRIPEFKRALFSVLMCRPLSARHVQEFPLNGM